Sequence from the Rhizobium brockwellii genome:
TTGGCCAGCAGATCATCCGCGCCGAGACGGTGGTGATCGCCACCGGTTCGGATCCGGTGGAGCTTGCGAACCTGCCTTTCGGCGGCCGCGTCATGTCCTCGACAGAGGCGCTGTCGCTGACGGTGCTGCCGAAAAGGCTCGTCGTGGTCGGTGGCGGTTATATCGGGCTGGAGCTCGGGACCGCCTTTTCCAAAATGGGGTCTGATGTGACGATCGTCGAGGCGACGCCACAGGTGCTGCCGCAATATGATACCGAGCTGGTGCGGCCCGTCATGCGCAAGTTGACCGAAGGCGGTATCCGGGTGTTGACAGATGCGAAGGCGATTGGCCTTGCCGACAATGGAGAGGCATTGATCGTCGAAACGGCTGATGGCCGGCAGCAGACCCTGCCGGCGGACCGCATCCTCGTCACTGTCGGCCGACGCCCAAGAACCGCAGGATCCGGTCTCGAAGAGCTCGATCTTGATCGTGCCGGCCCATATCTCAGGATCGATGACCGTTGCCGCACGTCGATGCGCGGCATCTACGCGATCGGCGACGTGACCGGCGAGCCGATGCTTGCCCATCGGGCCATGGCGCAAGGGGAGATGGTGGCTGAAATCATCGCCGGGAAGAAGCGGGCCTGGGACAAGAGATGCATTCCCGCCATCTGCTTCACCGATCCGGAGATCGTCAGCGCCGGCCTCTCGCCGGCGGAGGCGAAGGCGCAAGGCTATGAAATTCGCACCGGCCAGTTTCCGTTTAACGCCAACGGACGGGCAATGACGATGCTGTCCGAAGAAGGATTCGTGCGCGTCGTGGCCCGCGCCGATACCAATCTCCTGCTCGGCCTGCAGGCTGTAGGGGCGGGGGTCTCCGAACTCTCGGCGGCTTTTGCGTTGGCCATCGAGATGGGTGCACGCCTGGAAGACATCGCCGGCACCATCCACGCGCATCCGACCC
This genomic interval carries:
- the lpdA gene encoding dihydrolipoyl dehydrogenase — protein: MKEIVCKLLVIGAGPGGYVCAIRAGQLGIDTVIVEAGKPGGTCLTVGCIPSKALIHAAEEFDATQKMLAGKNPMGIRVEGASIDLGRTIAWKDGIVGRLTTGVSALLQRARVKIVHGRAHFRDGKTVEVETEVGQQIIRAETVVIATGSDPVELANLPFGGRVMSSTEALSLTVLPKRLVVVGGGYIGLELGTAFSKMGSDVTIVEATPQVLPQYDTELVRPVMRKLTEGGIRVLTDAKAIGLADNGEALIVETADGRQQTLPADRILVTVGRRPRTAGSGLEELDLDRAGPYLRIDDRCRTSMRGIYAIGDVTGEPMLAHRAMAQGEMVAEIIAGKKRAWDKRCIPAICFTDPEIVSAGLSPAEAKAQGYEIRTGQFPFNANGRAMTMLSEEGFVRVVARADTNLLLGLQAVGAGVSELSAAFALAIEMGARLEDIAGTIHAHPTRSEAVMEAALKALGSALHI